The following are from one region of the Treponema denticola genome:
- a CDS encoding tetratricopeptide repeat protein gives MSERPVQSKLNNALNILKQGDLRGSYAELERLLKNDLENAEIDYTLKGVRFWEDKLEKAKKASTPLERAEMMISQWKPFLAYIHRQGEEKESIIYSLKCAVFTIALEFYADLFNEESELPDAEPYRKIGLCYKVLGNYERALDFLRYAAEIDKNSGSVLADLADCYALYGEIKFAKAFFREAFFIDPEGIELQFLESEIICRLINRVYNLGYRVEDIADWVPIYGVIDGVFNVKRELRAFEVGQLKQNIFLMEGEVQNASQEQKHKLVPRLINHYFWLIDHYVSVNESKSKIDDLLLRIKVLDQNIYNCYMR, from the coding sequence ATGAGTGAAAGACCCGTACAGAGTAAATTGAATAATGCATTAAACATCCTCAAGCAGGGAGATCTAAGAGGTTCCTATGCCGAGCTTGAAAGGTTATTGAAGAATGACCTTGAAAATGCAGAAATCGACTATACTCTAAAGGGCGTGCGGTTTTGGGAGGATAAGCTTGAAAAAGCAAAAAAAGCTTCGACTCCATTAGAAAGGGCAGAGATGATGATTTCTCAGTGGAAGCCTTTTTTAGCTTATATTCACCGTCAGGGAGAAGAAAAAGAATCTATCATATACTCCTTAAAATGTGCCGTTTTTACGATTGCTTTGGAATTCTACGCAGATCTATTTAATGAAGAGTCGGAGCTGCCTGATGCAGAGCCTTACCGTAAAATAGGCCTTTGTTATAAGGTTCTCGGAAACTATGAAAGGGCTCTTGATTTTTTAAGGTATGCCGCCGAGATAGACAAGAATTCGGGATCGGTTTTAGCGGATTTGGCCGATTGTTATGCCCTATATGGGGAAATAAAATTTGCAAAAGCTTTTTTTCGGGAAGCCTTTTTTATAGACCCTGAAGGAATTGAGCTTCAATTTCTTGAGTCTGAAATTATTTGCAGGCTTATTAATAGAGTTTATAATCTTGGCTACAGGGTTGAAGATATTGCTGATTGGGTGCCTATTTACGGTGTTATTGACGGCGTTTTTAATGTAAAGCGTGAGCTCAGGGCCTTTGAAGTAGGGCAATTAAAGCAAAATATCTTTTTGATGGAAGGAGAGGTTCAAAATGCCTCTCAAGAACAAAAACATAAGCTTGTTCCGCGTTTAATAAACCATTATTTTTGGCTGATCGACCATTATGTGAGCGTAAATGAAAGCAAGTCAAAAATAGATGACCTGCTTTTGCGGATAAAAGTATTAGATCAAAATATATATAATTGCTATATGAGATAG
- the nifJ gene encoding pyruvate:ferredoxin (flavodoxin) oxidoreductase: MSQEKKLVMIDGNTAAGHVAHALSEVIAIYPITPSSPMGEVADEYSARGRENIWGTVPDVVELQSEGGAAGAVHGALTTGALSSTFTASQGLLLMIPNMYKIAGELTSTVFHIAARAVACSALSIFGDHQDVMACRQTGWAMLASNSVQEVMDLAIISHAATLEARVPFLHFFDGFRTSHEIQKIEEVSYDIMRQMVSDELVRAHRKRGLTPEKPELRGTAQNPDIYFQGREAVNKYYLATPEIVQKQMDKYAKLTGRQYHLYDYYGAKDAEQIIILMGSGADTVEETVDELNSKGGKYGVIKVRLYRPFSAEHFVKAIPATVKGIAVLDRCKEAGSLGEPLYEDVRTAIGEMQAAKKCPFTHYPVIIGGRYGLGSKEFTPAMVKGVFDNLEGEKKTNFSVGIEDDVTHTSIKYDPNFKLEDKDMHQAMFFGLGSDGTVGANKNSIKIIGEATDNKAQAYFSYDSKKSGGFTISHLRFGKHAIRKPYLITNADFVACHKFSYLETYDMLHSLKKGGTFLLNAPYGKNEIWDNMPVEVQKQIIEKEAKFYVIDAIKIAEKAGMGNRINVVMQTAFFKIFGILPEAEAVDLIKKFIEKSYGKKGPEIVQKNITTIDMALEGVEKVDYPKTATSKLKMHPAIAGDAPEFVKNVLGKVAIQKGDDIKVSEMPEDGTFPTATTQYEKRAIAEHIPIWKSDICIQCGQCVMVCPHACIRMKAYDSSLLAKAPQGFKSCDYKGKEFEGAKFTIQVSSEDCTGCGLCVQQCPAKSKENPEIKAINMENFVEHRKQEVANWNFFFNDIPEPDVKKLNLSVPKGIGMKRPLFEFSGACAGCGETPYVKLLSQLFGDRAVIANATGCSSIYGGNLPTTPYAKRCDGRGPAWSNSLFEDAAEFGYGMRLTSDKLAVYAREVAAKAKAKGIAAGVIDKILNNAQEDDAAIEDQRAFVAELKKELAGSRDELAKELDSLTDHFIKRSVWILGGDGWAYDIGYGGLDHVLASGKNINVLVMDTEVYSNTGGQMSKATPIGAVAKFAASGKEVSKKDLGMMAMSYGYVYVAHISMGANMSQVIKAFREAESYDGPSIIIAYSHCINHGINMTKGMTNQKEAVSCGLWPLYRYDPRLVEQGKNPFQLDSKEPDFNLADFMYKEVRFKTLKNADPARAQMLLDKAAAKAKRQWQEYKYLADRPF, translated from the coding sequence ATGAGCCAAGAAAAAAAACTTGTAATGATCGACGGTAATACTGCTGCCGGTCACGTTGCCCACGCCTTAAGCGAGGTAATTGCCATTTACCCGATCACACCGTCAAGTCCGATGGGTGAGGTCGCTGATGAATATTCAGCCCGCGGAAGAGAAAATATTTGGGGTACTGTCCCCGATGTTGTTGAGCTTCAATCCGAAGGAGGTGCTGCAGGCGCAGTACACGGAGCCTTGACCACAGGAGCTCTCTCTTCAACTTTTACCGCATCTCAGGGCTTGCTCTTAATGATTCCGAACATGTACAAAATAGCCGGCGAGTTGACCAGCACTGTTTTTCACATTGCTGCCCGAGCCGTAGCTTGCAGTGCTCTTTCAATCTTCGGAGATCATCAGGACGTAATGGCCTGCCGCCAGACAGGTTGGGCTATGTTGGCATCCAACTCGGTTCAGGAAGTTATGGACCTTGCCATTATTTCTCATGCAGCCACATTGGAAGCAAGAGTTCCCTTCCTCCACTTCTTTGACGGATTTAGAACTTCTCACGAAATTCAAAAAATTGAAGAAGTTTCTTATGACATTATGCGCCAAATGGTAAGCGATGAGCTTGTTCGAGCTCACCGAAAACGCGGTTTAACCCCTGAAAAGCCCGAACTCCGCGGAACAGCTCAAAACCCCGATATTTACTTCCAAGGCAGAGAAGCCGTAAATAAATACTATCTTGCTACTCCCGAAATTGTTCAAAAACAAATGGATAAGTATGCAAAACTTACAGGAAGACAGTATCATCTTTATGACTACTACGGAGCAAAGGATGCCGAGCAAATCATAATCCTCATGGGTTCAGGTGCGGATACTGTTGAAGAAACGGTAGACGAACTTAATTCCAAGGGCGGAAAATACGGTGTTATTAAAGTAAGGCTTTACAGGCCCTTCAGCGCCGAGCACTTTGTAAAGGCTATTCCTGCCACAGTAAAAGGAATTGCAGTTCTCGACAGATGTAAGGAAGCAGGCTCTTTAGGTGAACCCCTCTACGAAGATGTAAGAACAGCCATCGGCGAAATGCAGGCTGCAAAAAAATGCCCCTTTACTCATTATCCCGTTATCATCGGCGGACGCTACGGTCTCGGTTCAAAAGAATTTACACCGGCCATGGTTAAGGGCGTATTCGACAACCTTGAAGGCGAAAAGAAGACCAACTTCTCTGTAGGTATCGAAGATGATGTTACACATACCAGCATCAAATATGACCCCAACTTTAAACTTGAAGATAAGGACATGCACCAGGCTATGTTCTTCGGTTTGGGTTCAGACGGTACCGTAGGTGCCAATAAAAACTCTATTAAGATTATCGGTGAAGCCACAGACAATAAGGCGCAAGCCTACTTCTCCTATGACAGTAAAAAGTCGGGCGGTTTTACGATTTCTCACTTGAGATTCGGAAAACACGCAATCCGAAAGCCCTACTTAATTACAAATGCGGACTTCGTTGCATGCCATAAGTTCAGCTATCTTGAAACCTATGATATGCTCCACAGCCTTAAAAAAGGCGGAACCTTCCTTTTGAACGCTCCTTACGGAAAGAACGAAATATGGGATAATATGCCCGTCGAGGTTCAAAAGCAGATTATCGAAAAAGAAGCTAAATTCTATGTAATCGATGCTATCAAGATTGCAGAAAAAGCCGGAATGGGCAACCGAATTAACGTTGTTATGCAGACCGCCTTTTTCAAAATCTTCGGAATCTTGCCTGAAGCCGAAGCCGTAGATCTAATCAAAAAATTCATTGAAAAGTCCTACGGAAAAAAAGGTCCGGAAATCGTTCAAAAGAATATTACGACAATAGATATGGCTCTTGAGGGAGTTGAAAAGGTTGATTATCCCAAGACAGCAACAAGCAAGCTCAAGATGCACCCTGCAATCGCAGGCGATGCTCCCGAATTCGTAAAGAATGTTTTGGGCAAGGTTGCCATCCAAAAAGGTGATGATATAAAGGTCAGCGAAATGCCTGAAGACGGCACCTTCCCGACCGCTACCACTCAATACGAAAAGAGAGCTATCGCAGAACATATTCCGATCTGGAAGAGCGACATCTGTATTCAGTGCGGTCAGTGTGTCATGGTTTGTCCCCATGCCTGTATCCGAATGAAGGCTTATGACAGCTCACTTTTGGCAAAGGCACCCCAGGGCTTTAAATCCTGCGATTATAAGGGCAAGGAATTTGAAGGAGCTAAATTTACAATTCAAGTTTCATCGGAAGATTGTACAGGCTGCGGTCTTTGCGTTCAGCAGTGTCCTGCAAAGTCCAAGGAAAATCCCGAAATTAAAGCCATCAATATGGAAAACTTTGTTGAACACAGAAAGCAGGAAGTTGCAAACTGGAACTTCTTCTTTAACGATATTCCTGAGCCTGATGTAAAGAAGCTTAATTTGAGCGTTCCCAAGGGCATCGGTATGAAGAGACCCCTTTTCGAGTTCTCAGGTGCATGTGCAGGCTGCGGTGAAACGCCTTATGTAAAGCTCCTTTCACAGCTTTTCGGAGACAGAGCCGTTATTGCAAACGCAACAGGCTGTTCTTCAATTTATGGAGGAAACCTGCCCACAACACCCTATGCAAAACGATGTGACGGAAGAGGCCCGGCTTGGTCTAACTCCTTGTTTGAGGATGCAGCAGAGTTCGGTTACGGTATGAGGTTGACAAGCGATAAGCTCGCCGTTTATGCCCGCGAAGTTGCCGCTAAGGCAAAAGCAAAAGGTATTGCAGCCGGCGTAATCGACAAGATTCTCAATAACGCTCAAGAAGATGATGCAGCTATTGAAGACCAGAGAGCCTTTGTAGCAGAGCTTAAAAAAGAGTTAGCAGGTTCAAGAGACGAATTGGCTAAGGAATTGGATTCTTTAACCGACCACTTTATCAAACGCTCCGTTTGGATCCTCGGAGGAGACGGATGGGCATACGATATCGGATACGGCGGATTAGATCACGTCCTTGCTTCCGGTAAAAACATCAATGTTCTTGTAATGGATACTGAAGTTTACTCGAATACCGGCGGACAGATGTCAAAAGCTACACCTATCGGTGCAGTTGCAAAATTTGCCGCTTCAGGTAAGGAAGTAAGCAAAAAAGACTTGGGTATGATGGCCATGAGCTACGGCTATGTCTATGTCGCACATATTTCTATGGGTGCAAACATGAGTCAGGTAATCAAAGCCTTCCGAGAAGCCGAAAGCTATGACGGACCTTCGATTATCATCGCTTACAGTCATTGTATCAACCACGGTATCAACATGACAAAGGGTATGACAAACCAAAAAGAAGCCGTTTCTTGCGGTTTATGGCCCTTGTACAGATACGATCCGAGACTTGTCGAGCAGGGCAAAAACCCATTCCAGCTTGACAGCAAGGAACCCGACTTTAATCTTGCCGACTTTATGTACAAAGAAGTCCGCTTTAAGACCTTAAAGAATGCCGATCCTGCAAGAGCTCAAATGCTCTTGGATAAGGCTGCTGCTAAGGCTAAGAGGCAGTGGCAGGAATACAAGTATTTGGCTGATAGACCCTTCTAA
- a CDS encoding OmpA family protein: MKYRIFKNNILKKLVLFVFVLLFSLLFAQEGEKNAEFLFKFKFIDDDAYKIHSVVDEKVYVNGKFHHKAQIINRIEVEVSDIEPGEGDKTSSALFSCMFMTSEQNSNKTFDWSRNYPSVFRRDEAGFYTIGDEYYMPVVRNVPTFPNYPVNPGDTWTGEGFEAHDFRDAFGIEKPFTFPFKVEYQYIGLAEIDGQIYRHITASYDLNHVVPQNVLKNYKGKIDVPVKILGKSRQNLYWDEERGNLYCYNEEFNIKMLLYSGYTYDFIGTARAKVIEVKKIDTSTEEEIKKSVEDLNLENTTIEKTDEGLTISIENIQFLPDSAILRDSEKEKIKKIGEILLKFPDREFLISGHTALAGTEEERQKLSEERAAAVANYLIELGVQKREHVYTRGFGARRPVAPNNSPENMAKNRRVEITILDK, encoded by the coding sequence GTGAAATACCGTATTTTTAAGAATAATATTTTAAAAAAACTTGTCTTGTTCGTGTTTGTTTTGCTTTTTTCTCTCCTTTTTGCTCAAGAGGGTGAGAAAAACGCCGAATTTCTCTTTAAATTTAAATTTATTGACGATGATGCATATAAAATTCACTCCGTTGTAGATGAAAAGGTCTATGTAAACGGAAAATTTCATCATAAAGCCCAAATTATCAACAGAATTGAGGTAGAAGTCTCGGATATAGAACCCGGAGAAGGCGATAAAACCTCTTCTGCCCTTTTTTCGTGTATGTTTATGACCAGCGAGCAAAATTCCAACAAAACATTTGACTGGTCCCGAAATTACCCAAGCGTTTTTAGGCGGGATGAAGCCGGTTTTTACACTATCGGAGATGAATATTATATGCCTGTGGTACGGAATGTGCCGACTTTTCCAAACTATCCCGTTAACCCCGGCGATACTTGGACCGGCGAAGGCTTCGAAGCCCATGATTTTAGGGATGCATTCGGCATTGAAAAGCCTTTTACCTTTCCGTTCAAGGTTGAATATCAATACATAGGACTTGCAGAAATAGATGGTCAAATATACCGCCACATAACTGCAAGTTATGACTTAAACCACGTTGTTCCTCAAAATGTTCTTAAAAATTATAAGGGAAAAATAGACGTGCCTGTCAAAATTTTAGGAAAATCGAGACAAAACCTATATTGGGATGAAGAAAGAGGAAATCTATATTGCTATAATGAAGAATTTAACATTAAGATGCTCCTTTATTCAGGCTACACCTATGATTTTATAGGGACAGCAAGGGCTAAGGTTATTGAAGTAAAAAAGATAGATACAAGCACTGAAGAAGAAATAAAAAAGAGTGTTGAAGACCTGAACCTTGAAAATACTACTATTGAGAAAACCGATGAAGGCTTAACAATCAGCATTGAAAATATCCAATTTTTGCCTGATTCTGCAATTTTAAGAGATAGTGAAAAAGAAAAAATAAAAAAAATAGGCGAAATTCTTTTAAAATTTCCCGATAGAGAGTTTTTGATCTCAGGGCATACAGCCTTAGCCGGTACCGAAGAAGAAAGGCAAAAGCTTTCTGAGGAAAGGGCCGCTGCCGTAGCTAATTATCTTATAGAGTTGGGCGTTCAAAAAAGGGAACACGTATATACCCGAGGTTTCGGTGCCCGCCGGCCCGTTGCCCCCAATAATTCACCTGAAAATATGGCTAAAAACAGACGTGTCGAAATAACTATCTTGGATAAGTAA
- a CDS encoding type II toxin-antitoxin system RelB/DinJ family antitoxin, producing the protein MAQINVNIRMDSEVKQEAEQLFDSLGMNMTTAFNIFIRQSLRIGGIPFKIISDESGFYNKYNQKKLHAAAKRMNEGKYIVHDIVE; encoded by the coding sequence ATGGCTCAAATAAATGTCAACATAAGAATGGATTCCGAAGTAAAACAAGAGGCTGAACAGCTTTTTGACAGTTTAGGAATGAATATGACAACTGCATTTAACATTTTCATTCGTCAATCATTGAGAATCGGCGGTATACCATTTAAAATTATAAGTGATGAAAGCGGTTTTTATAATAAATATAATCAAAAAAAACTACATGCTGCTGCTAAACGAATGAATGAAGGGAAATATATCGTGCATGATATAGTGGAATAG
- a CDS encoding FitA-like ribbon-helix-helix domain-containing protein has protein sequence MAILQVRDMDDRLYDRLKFAAKRDNRSVSQQVITILQDYFTSAPVKAKNATEEFLKLAGSWEDLRRAEEIIDDIRDSRINSTRFEVLDGIFD, from the coding sequence ATGGCAATTTTACAAGTCCGTGATATGGATGATCGTTTATATGACAGATTAAAATTCGCAGCAAAACGAGATAACCGCTCAGTCAGTCAGCAAGTTATCACAATTTTACAAGATTATTTTACTTCTGCTCCCGTAAAAGCAAAAAATGCTACAGAGGAATTTTTAAAACTTGCAGGCTCATGGGAAGATTTAAGAAGAGCAGAAGAAATTATCGATGATATAAGAGATTCCCGTATCAATTCAACAAGATTTGAGGTTTTAGATGGCATATTTGATTGA
- a CDS encoding type II toxin-antitoxin system VapC family toxin: protein MAYLIDTDIIIFALRGDKTVLAKFEENKHIPISISMITYAELVFGAKRSQNEQKNMIKVNHIREIYPIEELNADVMEVFADIKAKLYAKAIRIEDMDLFIAATAIYNDLTLVTNNTKHFENIPLLKLENWKKELKLLSTD from the coding sequence ATGGCATATTTGATTGATACTGATATAATAATTTTTGCACTCCGAGGCGACAAGACCGTACTGGCAAAATTTGAAGAAAACAAGCATATTCCTATTTCTATTTCGATGATTACTTATGCAGAACTTGTCTTTGGTGCAAAGCGGTCTCAGAATGAACAAAAGAATATGATAAAGGTAAATCATATTCGCGAAATTTATCCCATCGAAGAATTAAATGCTGATGTCATGGAAGTATTTGCCGACATAAAGGCAAAGCTGTATGCAAAGGCAATAAGAATAGAAGATATGGATTTATTTATTGCAGCAACAGCAATTTACAACGATTTGACTTTAGTAACAAATAACACAAAGCATTTTGAGAATATTCCATTATTGAAATTGGAAAACTGGAAAAAAGAGCTTAAATTGCTGTCAACCGATTAA
- a CDS encoding PIN domain-containing protein: MILVDTNIIIDFWNKPTAKVKKIFEKNDIAICGVIKTELLRGSNSDSQFLHIETALNGFYYLDFIENDWIELAKQFITFKETGLTVPFQDAIIAYLGIKYDCKIWTNDKHFKLMQAAIPKLKLYEEIQEEC, encoded by the coding sequence ATGATTTTAGTAGATACAAATATAATAATAGATTTTTGGAACAAACCAACAGCCAAAGTAAAGAAAATTTTTGAGAAAAACGATATAGCAATTTGCGGTGTTATTAAAACAGAACTTTTACGAGGAAGTAATTCCGATTCGCAATTTTTACATATCGAAACAGCACTAAACGGTTTTTATTACTTAGATTTTATTGAGAATGATTGGATTGAGCTTGCAAAACAATTTATTACCTTCAAAGAAACAGGTCTTACAGTTCCATTTCAAGATGCTATAATTGCATATCTTGGAATAAAATATGATTGCAAAATATGGACAAATGATAAACATTTTAAGCTTATGCAGGCTGCTATTCCCAAACTAAAATTATATGAAGAAATTCAGGAAGAATGTTAG
- a CDS encoding helix-turn-helix transcriptional regulator, with the protein MRSERLFEIVFILLNRKQTTAQELAKKFGVSVRTIYRDMDILSSAGIPVYTMQGTGGGIFIDESYTINKSILTKGEQEKILLALQCLSPIDEIHTESILNRLSAIFQKNADWIRIDYSRWDNKNDHHLFKTLKDAILERRAVKLEYLSSYGEKTERTVYPLRLLYKSKAWYAECYCTEKNACRLFRLTRILSIIKTLKTFNRADLLGKIPDDKKAAPPPLTNIKLKCTAKTAYRLYDEFPPELIAKNSDGSYTLNAALPFDSWVCGFILSLGTEVEILEPENLKTEIAQLAEEIMKKHRKV; encoded by the coding sequence ATGCGCTCGGAAAGACTTTTTGAAATCGTATTTATCCTTCTCAATCGGAAGCAGACAACGGCACAAGAACTTGCAAAAAAATTCGGCGTATCGGTTCGTACTATTTATCGCGACATGGATATTTTAAGCAGTGCAGGAATCCCCGTGTATACGATGCAGGGTACCGGCGGAGGTATTTTTATCGATGAAAGCTACACAATCAATAAATCAATTTTGACAAAAGGAGAACAGGAGAAAATACTGCTTGCTCTGCAATGCCTTTCTCCAATAGATGAGATACACACCGAATCTATCTTAAACCGCTTATCTGCAATCTTTCAAAAAAATGCCGATTGGATCAGGATTGATTATTCCCGCTGGGACAACAAAAACGATCATCACCTTTTTAAAACGCTTAAAGATGCAATTTTAGAAAGAAGAGCCGTCAAGCTGGAATATCTCAGCTCATACGGAGAAAAAACGGAACGAACCGTCTACCCCTTACGTCTTTTGTATAAATCGAAGGCTTGGTATGCCGAATGCTATTGTACAGAAAAAAACGCATGTAGACTTTTTAGATTAACCCGTATACTTTCTATTATAAAGACTTTAAAAACATTTAACCGTGCAGACCTGCTCGGCAAAATACCTGACGATAAAAAAGCGGCACCGCCTCCCCTTACAAACATTAAATTAAAATGCACTGCTAAAACCGCCTACAGACTCTACGATGAATTTCCTCCTGAACTTATCGCAAAAAATTCCGACGGCTCATATACCCTGAATGCAGCTCTCCCCTTTGATTCGTGGGTCTGCGGTTTTATCTTGTCGCTCGGCACCGAAGTAGAAATCCTTGAACCGGAAAACTTAAAAACCGAAATCGCCCAACTTGCAGAAGAAATTATGAAAAAGCATAGAAAAGTTTAA
- a CDS encoding ClbS/DfsB family four-helix bundle protein, whose amino-acid sequence MPRPTTKEDLIFASNEQFEKLWNLIDGMTEKERTADINPNERDKNVRDVLVHLYEWHCLLLNWIKSNTKGKLAAFLPEPYNWKTYPEMNVEFWKKHQGTPYADAEKMLKKTHKEVMKLIERFSNEELFSKAVFNWTGTTTLGSYCVSATSSHYDWAIKDIKKALKKYRGK is encoded by the coding sequence ATGCCGAGACCTACAACAAAAGAAGATTTGATTTTTGCTTCAAATGAGCAGTTTGAAAAACTGTGGAACTTAATTGACGGTATGACCGAAAAAGAAAGAACTGCCGATATAAATCCAAACGAGCGCGATAAAAATGTACGCGATGTGTTGGTTCATCTTTATGAATGGCACTGTCTTTTGCTGAATTGGATCAAGTCCAACACAAAAGGGAAATTGGCAGCCTTTTTACCTGAACCTTACAACTGGAAAACTTATCCTGAAATGAATGTTGAGTTTTGGAAAAAGCATCAAGGAACCCCTTATGCCGATGCCGAAAAAATGCTTAAAAAAACACATAAAGAAGTTATGAAACTCATCGAGCGCTTTTCAAACGAGGAACTTTTTTCAAAAGCTGTTTTTAACTGGACCGGTACAACCACTCTCGGAAGTTACTGTGTGTCCGCTACTTCCAGTCATTACGACTGGGCAATCAAGGATATAAAAAAAGCTTTAAAAAAATATCGGGGGAAATAG
- a CDS encoding FtsX-like permease family protein: MKLNFYFQLAKKNISTGAKTYIPYIFACSLSIMMFSIMYTLSKEAFSQNSAGLITLMNFGVIIVGFFSMIFIFYGNKFLIKNRVKEIGLYTVLGLEKKHIAGVLFFEFLACYFLSLFFGAIGSALFGKLCFLILFKVSGIPSKINYSLSFSFLKPASIVFFCFFTINYLYNLKKISLLNPIQLLTESKSGEKRSKYLRLKTFLAILFIGSGYTLSVLSINPIVALKTFLPAVLLVIAGTFFFFESITIFILNKIKNRKSYYKPAKFISVSGMIYRMGQHAKGLASICILLTMILLTLASVTSIYMVSEKIISKAFIRNHQLNRLFKKDNVELQNKESLIADIKEIGLKHNIETNDFLYVRYFYGISNISDNTLYENDDSYFSRNNVQIMLCSFEDIKNIFPDELYKKLLTDAASMSDDEFFIFSNKKIDYKKPLQIGQKEFKLKKLESEFVSIMNNSPYIPYSPFPYINLIAKNSESLELIKNELNALKENARARFKNKKLLALEESLFWNTSADNLKTIPPNYIQDIKKLAKSSEADFFYDNKFQSYRDRREFDGSFLFLGGFLSLMFLIWLILIMYFKQIAEGVEDRKRYQIMLKIGMDSSLIKKASHAQLVWLFVLPVLVSIVHCFFASPLFSRLLLVFGLFNTTIFFAALLLTGGFTLILYLLFYKITLNKYNKIIR, encoded by the coding sequence ATGAAACTTAATTTTTATTTTCAACTTGCCAAAAAAAATATTTCGACGGGAGCAAAAACCTATATTCCATACATTTTCGCCTGCTCACTTTCGATAATGATGTTCTCAATTATGTATACGCTTTCAAAAGAAGCCTTTAGTCAAAATTCAGCCGGTTTAATTACCTTGATGAATTTCGGTGTAATAATAGTTGGTTTCTTTTCAATGATTTTTATCTTTTACGGAAATAAATTTTTGATTAAAAACAGAGTAAAAGAAATAGGACTTTATACCGTTTTAGGACTTGAAAAAAAGCATATTGCAGGAGTTTTATTTTTTGAATTTCTAGCCTGTTATTTTTTGAGTTTATTCTTCGGAGCAATCGGCTCCGCTCTTTTCGGAAAATTATGCTTCTTAATATTGTTTAAGGTAAGCGGTATTCCTTCAAAAATAAATTACAGTCTTTCTTTTAGCTTTTTAAAACCTGCGAGTATCGTATTCTTTTGTTTTTTTACAATAAATTATCTTTATAATTTAAAGAAGATAAGCCTTTTAAATCCCATTCAGCTTTTAACCGAATCAAAGAGCGGAGAAAAAAGATCGAAATATTTACGCTTAAAAACATTTCTTGCTATTCTTTTTATCGGAAGCGGTTATACTCTTTCAGTTTTAAGTATTAATCCCATAGTTGCCTTAAAAACATTTTTACCTGCCGTTCTGCTTGTGATTGCAGGAACCTTTTTCTTTTTTGAAAGTATTACCATTTTTATTTTAAATAAAATAAAGAACCGTAAATCTTATTACAAGCCTGCAAAATTTATTTCCGTTTCTGGAATGATTTATAGGATGGGACAGCATGCAAAGGGCTTGGCAAGTATTTGTATTTTGCTTACGATGATCTTACTTACCCTCGCCTCAGTAACAAGTATTTATATGGTAAGCGAGAAAATCATATCAAAGGCCTTTATACGCAATCATCAATTGAATCGGCTTTTTAAAAAAGACAATGTAGAATTACAAAATAAAGAAAGCTTAATTGCGGACATAAAAGAGATAGGCTTAAAGCATAATATAGAAACAAATGATTTTTTATATGTAAGATATTTTTATGGAATTTCAAATATAAGCGATAATACTCTTTATGAAAATGATGATTCATATTTTTCCCGCAACAATGTTCAGATTATGTTGTGCAGTTTTGAAGATATTAAAAATATTTTCCCTGACGAGCTCTATAAAAAATTATTGACGGACGCTGCAAGTATGAGTGATGATGAGTTTTTTATTTTTTCTAATAAGAAGATTGACTATAAAAAGCCATTACAAATAGGGCAAAAAGAATTTAAACTAAAAAAACTTGAAAGCGAATTTGTTTCTATAATGAATAACTCGCCCTATATTCCGTATTCTCCCTTTCCTTATATAAATTTGATAGCTAAAAATTCTGAAAGCCTTGAGCTTATTAAAAATGAGTTAAACGCATTAAAAGAAAACGCAAGGGCTCGGTTTAAAAATAAAAAACTGCTTGCACTTGAAGAATCCTTGTTTTGGAATACTTCCGCCGATAATCTTAAAACTATTCCTCCAAACTACATTCAAGACATAAAAAAATTGGCAAAGTCTTCGGAGGCAGATTTTTTTTATGATAATAAATTTCAGTCTTATAGAGACAGAAGAGAATTTGACGGAAGCTTTTTATTTTTAGGAGGCTTTTTGAGTCTTATGTTTTTAATATGGCTCATCCTAATTATGTACTTCAAACAGATTGCTGAAGGTGTAGAAGATAGAAAACGCTATCAAATAATGCTAAAAATAGGAATGGACTCTTCTTTAATCAAAAAAGCTTCACACGCCCAGCTTGTCTGGCTCTTTGTGCTGCCTGTTTTGGTTTCGATAGTTCACTGCTTTTTTGCTTCTCCATTGTTCAGCCGGCTCCTATTGGTCTTCGGACTTTTTAACACGACCATTTTTTTTGCCGCCCTGCTTTTAACCGGAGGCTTTACCCTGATTTTATATTTGCTTTTTTATAAGATTACTTTGAATAAGTATAATAAAATTATCCGATAG